Proteins found in one Aspergillus chevalieri M1 DNA, chromosome 2, nearly complete sequence genomic segment:
- the nut1 gene encoding putative RNA polymerase II mediator complex subunit Nut1 (COG:K;~EggNog:ENOG410PKED;~InterPro:IPR014801;~PFAM:PF08689;~TransMembrane:1 (i354-377o);~go_component: GO:0016592 - mediator complex [Evidence IEA];~go_function: GO:0003712 - transcription coregulator activity [Evidence IEA];~go_process: GO:0006357 - regulation of transcription by RNA polymerase II [Evidence IEA]) — translation MTITTTAPSPSSAEQWRLFLDQCLKHRIDANEFKNLSTLLAARCQVAEPVLVDVLCDVRAVGAAAGIKWDPLIPVYIDSLCKTERVRISSVLGGLLKRSSILPQSQPQSQSSDESEKSKQQTKNGYTLMTDIRVIQDVMLAVSTGNSTPGTAAEAMDIFSAAVDWIRTVIAWHQQYQQTGGLMGSPDVVSLFESLGILLAALSGTPKGLDVLSSDNEGFKIKLGQALSAYLPLCVEVSLPLRNRLDSLQKEFNLYGESASKSLDMTMMDGMNVNALQFEASVMDGPVINSRAGLYVYINSMLVGRPLIDDNMLLSYLINRYGGHYKVLIEEMITASFDVLSNAMYRSESNRTMFIFRSFLVNKLPAFFATMLAASMVSVPMELCISNALGRLNPNTFPSFSQMFSMQGNTVLSDVRQEFLFACASHRLIPESSIERLLGENPMQAVPVGYVKDDLVSQIYANPERAEQLINDIESMEGNANAIVGAITEVIHQLCNQKESMTLKSICNSLSRRPQALDVILLFRSTKQILQPLCTLLDNWHWDGDQGENQPVYDEFGSILLLILNFKYRYDLKPYELGISSDDSFVLKLLDRGSCSQKLEDLTEKQNKDLGAWIGALFIAEGISEETMSNCSPQEFYLLVTTLFSQSLGACEAGKLEFETLKGGFEYLLEPFLLPSLVVALGWLGNRIWESENEPTIALKTLHSLVSPTSISGEAQAIHQTVLSMTARTLEEQLKDVRARHPSRTDIKPILDALEPHLSFQRTGSCHRTELESWTHSGNGGAGGLLGSIRNTFQSLVLWSTNPDISMAPPSYTHRQVVAGMRMLGASRVLRALEEELKLQTEAGSGDLALDVAAMIVSAPMLESFTADQMHYHPSDNKDQSQQSKQQQAANNLRIPVLTLRDALSIRHQDVPRTSEKDPLRAEMIVRLYRRVNAVTAPTAQVPSLDVSNILGNMPVTDQSAQQQAQSQSQTQQQSQQQQQAQQQAQSQEQQQQNQMDLDANAGDSDFSHMLDTAAAAAGDGGGGMDGMGMGTGLDTSIDDVLNAADIAAVGNPEFLDLDMEGMF, via the exons TATCAAGTGGGATCCCTTGATCCCGGTTTATATAGACTCTCTGTGTAAGACGGAGCGGGTGAGAATTTCATCTGTGCTAGGAGGGTTGTTGAAACGGTCGTCTATTTTACCGCAGTCGCAGCCGCAGTCACAATCATCGGATGAAAGCGAAAAATCGAAGCAACAGACGAAAAATGGCTACACGCTCATGACAGACATCAGAGTCATCCAGGATGTCATGCTTGCTGTTTCTACCGGGAATAGCACGCCTGGGACTGCGGCTGAGGCGATGGATATTTTCTCTGCTGCGGTGGATTGGATCCGGACTGTTATTGCGTGGCATCAGCAGTATCAGCAGACCGGGGGTTTGATGGGGTCCCCGGATGTGGTGTCATTGTTTGAGTCGTTGGGGATTTTGCTCGCGGCTTTGTCAGGGACGCCTAAAGGGCTTGATGTGCTTTCATCTGATAATGAGG GTTTCAAAATCAAACTCGGACAGGCCCTTTCGGCCTATCTCCCCCTCTGCGTCGAGGTTTCTCTTCCCCTCCGGAATCGGCTGGATAGCTTGCAAAAAGAGTTTAATCTCTACGGCGAGTCGGCGTCCAAGTCATTGGACATGACCATGATGGACGGGATGAATGTTAATGCGCTTCAATTCGAGGCCTCGGTTATGGATGGGCCTGTGATCAATTCGAGAGCTGGTCTCTACGTTTATATAAATTCAATGCTGGTCGGGCGGCCGTTGATtgatgataatatgctgCTTAGCTATCTCATTAATCGCTATGGG GGCCATTATAAAGTTCTGATTGAAGAGATGATCACAGCTTCGTTTGATGTGCTGTCAAACGCCATGTACCGCAGCGAATCCAACCGCACCATGTTCATATTCCGTTCATTCCTGGTGAACAAACTTCCCGCATTCTTCGCAACCATGCTAGCTGCTTCAATGGTCTCCGTCCCTATGGAACTCTGCATCAGCAACGCCCTCGGTCGCCTCAATCCGAATACCTTTCCGTCATTCTCGCAGATGTTCTCCATGCAGGGTAATACGGTCCTGTCGGACGTGAGGCAGGAATTTCTGTTCGCTTGCGCGTCTCATCGACTTATTCCTGAATCTAGCATTGAGCGACTGTTAGGAGAGAATCCGATGCAAGCGGTTCCGGTCGGGTATGTGAAGGATGACCTTGTATCGCAGATATATGCGAATCCGGAACGGGCGGAGCAGTTGATTAATGATATTGAGTCGATGGAGGGAAATGCGAATGCTATTGTGGGGGCAATTACAGAG GTTATACATCAACTCTGTAACCAAAAGGAAAGCATGACATTGAAAAGCATCTGCAACTCTCTTTCGCGACGACCCCAGGCACTGGATGTGATTCTGCTTTTCCGCAGCACGAAACAGATTCTTCAACCACTCTGCACGCTACTTGATAACTGGCACTGGGATGGCGACCAAGGCGAGAACCAGCCCGTCTACGATGAATTTGGAAGTATCCTACTTTTAATCTTGAACTTCAAGTATCGCTACGATCTGAAGCCGTACGAGTTGGGTATTAGCAGTGACGATTCCTTTGTGCTCAAATTGCTGGACCGGGGATCGTGCAGCCAGAAACTGGAGGATCTGACAGAGAAGCAGAATAAGGATCTCGGGGCGTGGATTGGCGCGCTGTTTATCGCCGAGGGGATTAGCGAGGAGACCATGTCGAATTGTAGTCCGCAGGAGTTTTACCTTCTTGTTACTACGCTGTTCAGTCAGAGTCTTGGGGCGTGCGAAGCAGGGAAACTGGAATTTGAGACGTTGAAAGGCGGATTTGAATACCTACTTGAACCATTCTTACTGCCGTCCCTCGTGGTCGCGTTGGGATGGCTAGGAAACCGGATCTGGGAATCAGAGAACGAACCGACAATCGCGCTGAAAACGCTTCATTCCCTGGTAAGTCCGACTTCAATCTCCGGCGAAGCGCAAGCCATCCACCAGACAGTCCTGAGCATGACGGCACGAACCCTCGAAGAACAACTCAAAGATGTTCGCGCGCGACACCCCTCACGAACAGATATCAAGCCCATTCTCGACGCCCTCGAACCGCACCTCTCTTTCCAAAGGACAGGGAGCTGCCACCGCACCGAGCTAGAGAGCTGGACGCATTCGGGAAATGGTGGCGCAGGAGGCCTTCTGGGTAGTATTCGCAATACGTTCCAGTCGCTGGTGCTTTGGAGCACGAATCCAGACATTAGCATGGCACCACCGTCGTACACACATCGGCAGGTTGTGGCGGGGATGAGGATGCTGGGCGCGTCACGGGTCTTGCGGgcgctggaggaggaattgaaaCTGCAGACTGAAGCAGGAAGCGGGGATCTGGCACTGGATGTTGCCGCGATGATAGTCAGTGCGCCGATGCTGGAGTCGTTCACAGCGGACCAGATGCACTACCACCCGTCCGATAACAAGGACCAATCGCAGCAGAgcaaacaacaacaagcagCGAACAATCTGCGCATTCCAGTCCTCACCCTCCGTGACGCCCTAAGCATCCGCCACCAAGATGTGCCAAGGACTTCGGAGAAAGACCCGCTACGAGCGGAGATGATCGTTCGACTATACCGACGCGTGAACGCCGTGACGGCCCCAACGGCGCAGGTACCGAGCTTGGACGTCAGCAACATCCTCGGCAACATGCCCGTGACCGACCAATCAGCGCAGCAGCAGGCGCAATCACAGTCACAAACCCAACAGCAatcacaacaacagcagcaagcaCAACAGCAAGCACAGTCGCAagaacagcaacaacaaaaTCAAATGGACCTCGATGCGAATGCGGGGGATAGTGACTTCAGCCATATGCTGGATACGGCGGCTGCGGCGGCTGGAGATGGCGGGGGGGGCATGGATGGGATGGGTATGGGGACAGGGCTGGATACGAGTATTGACGATGTGTTGAATGCGGCGGATATAGCGGCGGTTGGGAATCCGGAGTTTTTGGATCTGGATATGGAGGGGATGTTCTAG